One genomic region from Pseudomonas sp. R5-89-07 encodes:
- a CDS encoding PrkA family serine protein kinase, whose product MSIFSHFQQRFESTQQEELTLQEYLELCKRDRSTYASAAERLLLAIGEPELVDTSNNSRLSRIFSNKVIRRYPAFEDFHGMEECIDQIVSYFRHAAQGLEEKKQILYLLGPVGGGKSSLAEKLKQLIEKVPFYAIKGSPVFESPLGLFNATEDGAILEEDFGIPRRYLNTIMSPWATKRLSEFGGDISQFRVVKLYPSILNQIGVAKTEPGDENNQDISALVGKVDIRKLEEFPQNDADAYSYSGALCRANQGLMEFVEMFKAPIKVLHPLLTATQEGNYNSTEGLGAIPFTGILLAHSNESEWHTFRNNKNNEAFIDRIYIVKVPYCLRVSDEIKIYDKLLFNSSLAKAHCAPDTLKMLAQFTVLSRLKEPENSNIYSKMRVYDGENLKDTDPKAKSIQEYRDTAGVDEGMNGLSTRFAFKILSKVFNFDPHEIAANPVHLLYVLEQQIEQEQFQAETRERYLRFLKEYLAPRYIEFIGKEIQTAYLESYSEYGQNIFDRYVLYADFWIQDQEYRDPETGEILNRVALNEELEKIEKPAGISNPKDFRNEIVNFVLRARANNNGKNPTWLSYEKLRVVIEKKMFSNTEDLLPVISFNAKASKEDQQKHNDFVTRMVERGYTDKQVRLLSEWYLRVRKSQ is encoded by the coding sequence ATGAGTATCTTTAGCCACTTCCAACAACGTTTCGAGTCCACACAGCAGGAAGAACTCACGCTTCAAGAGTATCTCGAGCTGTGCAAACGGGACCGCAGCACCTACGCGTCTGCCGCCGAACGCCTGCTGCTGGCGATTGGCGAGCCGGAGCTGGTAGACACCTCGAACAATTCGCGCCTGTCGCGAATATTCTCCAACAAGGTGATCCGCCGTTATCCGGCCTTTGAAGACTTCCACGGCATGGAAGAATGCATCGACCAGATCGTCTCCTACTTCCGCCATGCCGCCCAAGGCCTGGAGGAAAAGAAGCAGATCCTCTACCTGCTTGGCCCCGTTGGCGGCGGCAAGTCGTCCCTGGCTGAAAAGCTCAAACAACTCATCGAAAAAGTGCCCTTCTATGCGATCAAGGGCTCGCCGGTGTTCGAGTCGCCCCTGGGCCTGTTCAACGCCACCGAAGATGGCGCGATCCTCGAAGAAGACTTCGGCATCCCACGGCGCTACCTCAATACCATCATGTCGCCCTGGGCCACCAAGCGCCTGTCCGAGTTCGGCGGAGATATCAGCCAGTTCCGCGTGGTCAAACTCTACCCCTCGATCCTCAACCAGATCGGCGTCGCCAAGACCGAGCCGGGCGACGAGAACAACCAGGACATTTCGGCGCTGGTGGGCAAGGTCGATATCCGCAAACTGGAAGAATTCCCGCAGAACGACGCCGACGCCTACAGCTACTCGGGCGCGCTGTGCCGGGCCAACCAGGGCCTGATGGAGTTCGTGGAGATGTTCAAGGCGCCGATCAAGGTGCTGCACCCACTGCTCACGGCTACCCAGGAGGGTAACTACAACAGCACCGAAGGCCTGGGCGCGATTCCGTTCACCGGGATCCTGCTGGCGCACTCCAACGAATCGGAGTGGCACACCTTCCGCAACAACAAGAACAACGAAGCCTTCATCGACCGTATCTACATCGTCAAGGTGCCGTACTGCCTGCGGGTCAGCGATGAGATCAAGATCTACGACAAACTGCTGTTCAACAGCTCCCTGGCCAAGGCTCATTGTGCACCCGACACCCTGAAGATGCTCGCCCAGTTCACCGTGTTGTCGCGCCTCAAGGAGCCGGAGAACTCGAATATCTACTCGAAAATGCGCGTGTACGACGGTGAAAACCTCAAGGACACCGATCCCAAGGCCAAATCGATCCAGGAATACCGCGACACGGCGGGCGTCGATGAAGGCATGAACGGCCTGTCGACACGTTTCGCGTTCAAGATTCTCTCCAAGGTTTTCAACTTTGATCCCCACGAGATCGCCGCCAACCCGGTGCACCTGTTGTACGTGCTGGAGCAGCAGATCGAACAGGAACAATTCCAGGCCGAAACCCGCGAGCGCTATCTGCGCTTCCTCAAGGAATACCTGGCGCCGCGCTATATCGAGTTCATCGGCAAGGAAATCCAGACCGCTTACCTCGAGTCCTACAGCGAGTACGGTCAGAACATCTTCGACCGCTACGTGCTGTACGCCGACTTCTGGATCCAGGACCAGGAATACCGCGACCCGGAAACCGGTGAAATCCTCAACCGCGTGGCGCTCAACGAGGAACTGGAGAAGATCGAGAAACCCGCCGGCATCAGCAATCCGAAGGATTTCCGCAACGAAATCGTCAACTTCGTGTTGCGCGCCCGCGCCAACAACAACGGCAAGAACCCAACCTGGCTCAGCTACGAGAAGCTGCGCGTGGTCATCGAGAAGAAAATGTTCTCCAACACCGAGGATCTGCTGCCGGTTATCAGCTTCAATGCCAAGGCCAGCAAGGAGGACCAGCAAAAACACAACGACTTCGTCACACGAATGGTCGAGCGCGGCTACACCGACAAACAGGTGCGGTTGCTTTCCGAGTGGTACCTGCGGGTACGTAAATCGCAGTAA
- the apaG gene encoding Co2+/Mg2+ efflux protein ApaG produces the protein MSDPRYQIDVSVVTRFLADQSQPEHNRFAFAYTITVKNNGLVPAKLLSRHWVITDGDGQVEEVRGAGVVGQQPLIDIGASHTYSSGTVMTSKVGTMQGTYQMKATDGKLFDAIIKPFRLAVPGALH, from the coding sequence ATGTCCGATCCTCGTTACCAGATCGACGTCAGCGTCGTCACCCGCTTCCTGGCGGACCAATCGCAACCTGAACACAACCGCTTTGCGTTTGCCTACACCATCACGGTGAAAAACAACGGGCTGGTGCCGGCCAAGCTGCTGTCACGCCACTGGGTGATCACCGACGGGGACGGCCAGGTCGAGGAGGTGCGCGGCGCGGGTGTGGTCGGCCAGCAACCGTTGATCGACATCGGCGCCAGCCATACCTACAGCAGCGGCACGGTGATGACCTCCAAAGTCGGCACCATGCAAGGCACGTATCAGATGAAGGCTACCGACGGCAAACTGTTCGACGCGATCATCAAACCGTTCCGCCTCGCCGTACCTGGGGCCCTGCACTGA
- a CDS encoding symmetrical bis(5'-nucleosyl)-tetraphosphatase: MATYAVGDLQGCLEPLKCLLERVAFDPVNDRLWLVGDLVNRGPQSLETLRYLYRLRDSLVCVLGNHDLHLLAAGHNIERLKKGDTLREILEAPDRGVLLEWLRRQKLVHYDEARDIALVHAGIPPQWTVKKALKCAAEVESALADDNLYSAYLDGMYGNEPVKWDNDLTGVARLRVITNYFTRMRFCTAEGKLDLKSKEGADTALPGYKPWFAHKERKTRDTRIVFGHWAALEGKCEEPGVFALDTGCVWGGAMTLMNIDTGERISCQCESPEPTTQTAAAKP, translated from the coding sequence ATGGCAACGTATGCGGTCGGTGACCTGCAAGGCTGCCTGGAGCCCCTCAAGTGCCTGCTCGAACGCGTGGCTTTTGACCCGGTAAACGACCGCCTGTGGCTGGTCGGCGACCTGGTCAACCGTGGCCCGCAGTCTCTGGAAACCTTGCGCTACCTCTATCGCCTGCGCGACTCGCTGGTCTGTGTGCTGGGCAATCATGATCTGCACTTGCTCGCGGCAGGCCACAACATCGAGCGTCTGAAAAAAGGCGACACCCTGCGGGAAATCCTCGAAGCGCCGGACCGGGGCGTGTTGCTGGAATGGTTGCGCCGACAGAAGCTCGTACATTACGACGAGGCCCGCGATATCGCCCTGGTTCATGCCGGCATCCCACCGCAATGGACAGTGAAAAAAGCCCTCAAATGCGCCGCCGAAGTCGAAAGCGCGCTGGCCGATGACAACCTCTACAGCGCCTACCTCGATGGCATGTACGGCAACGAGCCGGTGAAGTGGGACAACGACCTTACCGGCGTCGCTCGCCTGAGAGTGATCACCAACTACTTCACGCGCATGCGCTTTTGCACGGCCGAGGGCAAACTGGACCTCAAGAGCAAGGAAGGCGCCGACACTGCGCTGCCTGGCTATAAGCCCTGGTTTGCCCACAAGGAACGCAAAACCCGCGACACCAGAATTGTCTTCGGCCACTGGGCCGCCCTTGAAGGCAAGTGCGAAGAACCCGGCGTGTTCGCCCTCGACACCGGTTGCGTGTGGGGCGGCGCCATGACGCTGATGAACATCGACACCGGCGAGCGCATCAGTTGCCAGTGTGAATCCCCCGAACCCACGACACAGACGGCCGCCGCCAAGCCCTAG
- a CDS encoding YeaH/YhbH family protein: MSYVIDRRLNGKNKSTVNRQRFLRRYRDHIKKAVEEAVSRRSITDMEHGEQISIPGRDIDEPVLHHGRGGKQTVVHPGNKEFTTGEHIQRPQGGGGSKGAGKAGNSGEGMDEFVFQITQEEFLEFMFEDLELPNLVKRNLTGTDTFKTVRAGISNEGNPSRINIIRTLRSAHARRIALSGSSRAKLKQAKEELARLKREEPDNFGDIQEIEAEIEKLSARIHRVPFLDTFDLKYNLLVKQPNPSSKAVMFCLMDVSGSMTQATKDIAKRFFILLYLFLKRNYDKIEVVFIRHHTSAREVDEEEFFYSRETGGTIVSSALKLMQEIMAERYPANEWNIYAAQASDGDNWNDDSPICRDILINQIMPFVQYYTYVEITPREHQALWFEYERIGEAFADTFAQQQLVSAGDIYPVFRELFQRRLVT, encoded by the coding sequence ATGAGCTATGTGATCGACCGACGCCTCAATGGCAAGAACAAAAGCACGGTAAACCGCCAGCGTTTCCTGCGGCGTTACCGTGACCACATCAAAAAGGCCGTTGAAGAGGCCGTCAGCCGCCGCTCCATCACCGACATGGAGCATGGCGAACAGATCAGCATTCCCGGTCGGGACATCGACGAACCGGTGCTGCACCATGGCCGGGGCGGCAAACAGACCGTCGTGCACCCCGGCAACAAGGAATTCACCACAGGCGAACACATCCAGCGCCCGCAGGGTGGCGGGGGCAGCAAGGGCGCGGGCAAGGCCGGTAATTCCGGCGAAGGCATGGATGAGTTCGTGTTCCAGATCACCCAGGAGGAATTTCTCGAATTCATGTTCGAGGACCTGGAGCTGCCCAACCTGGTCAAACGCAACCTGACCGGCACCGACACCTTCAAAACCGTGCGTGCAGGTATCAGCAACGAAGGCAACCCATCCCGTATCAACATCATCCGCACCCTGCGCTCGGCCCACGCCCGACGTATCGCACTGTCGGGCAGCAGCCGTGCAAAATTGAAGCAGGCCAAGGAAGAGTTGGCGCGGTTGAAGCGCGAAGAGCCAGACAACTTCGGCGATATCCAGGAAATCGAGGCAGAAATCGAGAAACTCAGCGCACGCATTCACCGTGTGCCGTTTCTTGATACCTTTGACTTGAAATACAACCTGCTGGTCAAGCAGCCCAACCCCAGCTCCAAGGCCGTGATGTTCTGCCTGATGGATGTGTCCGGCTCCATGACCCAGGCCACCAAGGACATCGCCAAGCGTTTCTTTATCTTGCTCTACCTGTTTCTGAAGCGGAACTACGACAAGATCGAAGTAGTGTTCATCCGCCATCACACCAGCGCGCGGGAAGTGGACGAAGAAGAGTTCTTCTACTCGCGCGAAACGGGCGGCACCATCGTTTCCAGCGCCCTGAAGCTGATGCAGGAGATCATGGCCGAGCGCTACCCGGCCAATGAGTGGAATATCTACGCGGCCCAAGCGTCCGACGGTGACAACTGGAACGATGATTCGCCGATCTGCCGCGACATCCTGATCAACCAGATCATGCCTTTCGTGCAGTACTACACTTACGTCGAAATTACCCCCCGTGAGCACCAGGCACTGTGGTTCGAATACGAGCGCATCGGCGAAGCCTTTGCCGATACGTTCGCCCAACAGCAACTGGTCTCGGCCGGCGATATCTACCCGGTCTTCCGTGAACTCTTCCAGCGCAGGTTAGTGACATGA
- the glpE gene encoding thiosulfate sulfurtransferase GlpE: MTEFKRIPPEQAQALREQGAVVVDIRDQPTYAAAHISGAQHLDNVNIADFIRAADLDAPLIVACYHGNSSQSAAAYLVSQGFSDVYSLDGGFELWRATYPAEISSGDSQ, from the coding sequence ATGACAGAATTCAAACGTATCCCTCCCGAACAAGCCCAGGCCCTGCGAGAGCAAGGCGCTGTGGTCGTCGATATCCGCGACCAGCCAACCTATGCCGCTGCCCATATCAGCGGCGCCCAGCATCTGGACAACGTCAACATCGCCGACTTCATCCGCGCCGCCGACCTCGACGCACCACTGATCGTGGCGTGCTACCACGGCAATTCCAGCCAGAGCGCAGCGGCCTATCTGGTCAGCCAGGGTTTCTCCGACGTCTATAGCCTGGATGGCGGCTTTGAGCTGTGGCGTGCGACCTATCCTGCAGAAATTTCCTCAGGCGATTCGCAATAA